The proteins below are encoded in one region of Nocardioides marmorisolisilvae:
- a CDS encoding SDR family NAD(P)-dependent oxidoreductase, with amino-acid sequence MEISNHTFLVTGGASGLGGATTAALLERGAHVVVADRAGTAPAGAVFVETDVTDAGAVAHAVEVASHQPGPLCGVVNCAGIGVAQKVLGRSGPHQLEDFMKVLEVNLAGTFNVIRLAAAAMSAAEPGPSGERGVIINTASVAAFDGQIGQAAYSASKGGVVAMTLPIARELARYGIRVATIAPGLFLTPMMGVLPEAARESLGQQVPFPARLGDPSEYAALAIHIIENQMVNGEVIRLDGALRMAAR; translated from the coding sequence ATGGAGATCAGCAACCACACCTTCCTCGTCACCGGAGGCGCATCCGGGCTCGGAGGCGCGACCACCGCCGCCCTACTCGAGCGAGGCGCGCACGTCGTCGTCGCCGACCGCGCCGGGACAGCGCCCGCCGGCGCCGTCTTCGTCGAGACCGACGTCACCGACGCCGGCGCGGTGGCCCACGCGGTCGAAGTCGCCAGCCACCAGCCGGGACCGCTCTGCGGGGTGGTCAACTGCGCCGGAATCGGCGTCGCCCAAAAGGTGCTCGGCAGGTCCGGGCCTCACCAACTCGAGGACTTTATGAAGGTTCTCGAGGTGAACCTCGCCGGTACGTTCAACGTGATCAGGCTCGCCGCCGCCGCGATGAGCGCCGCCGAGCCTGGCCCGAGCGGCGAGCGTGGTGTGATCATCAACACCGCCTCGGTCGCCGCCTTCGACGGCCAGATCGGCCAAGCCGCCTACTCGGCCTCCAAGGGCGGAGTTGTCGCCATGACGCTCCCGATCGCCCGCGAGCTTGCGCGGTACGGGATCCGGGTGGCAACCATCGCGCCGGGGCTGTTCCTCACCCCCATGATGGGCGTGCTGCCTGAAGCCGCCAGGGAGTCGCTGGGCCAGCAGGTGCCCTTCCCGGCGCGGCTCGGCGACCCGTCCGAGTACGCCGCCCTCGCAATC